From a single Trachemys scripta elegans isolate TJP31775 chromosome 17, CAS_Tse_1.0, whole genome shotgun sequence genomic region:
- the SLC25A25 gene encoding calcium-binding mitochondrial carrier protein SCaMC-2 isoform X3 — MLCLCLYVPVFGESQTEFQYFESKGLPAQLKSIFRLSLFIPSEEFSTYRQWKQKIVKAGDKDLDGQLDFEEFVHYLQDHEKKLRLVFKSLDKKNDGRIDAQEIMQSLRDLGVKISEQQAEKILKSMDKNGTMTIDWNEWRDYHLLHPVENIPEIILYWKHSTIFDVGENLTVPDEFTVEERQTGMWWRHLVAGGGAGAVSRTCTAPLDRLKVLMQVHASRSNNMCIVGGFTHMIREGGPKSLWRGNGINVLKIAPESAIKFMAYEQIKRFIGTDQEMLGIHERLVAGSLAGVIAQSSIYPMEVLKTRMALRKTGQYSGMLDCAKNILSKEGMAAFYKGYIPNMLGIIPYAGIDLAVYETLKNTWLQRYAVNSADPGVFVLLACGTISSTCGQLASYPLALVRTRMQAQASVEGAPEVTMRGLFKHILKTEGAFGLYRGLAPNFMKVIPAVSISYVVYENLKMTLGVQSR; from the exons ATGCTCTGCTTGTGTCTGTATGTGCCAGTGTTCGGGGAGTCTCAGACAGAGTTCCAATACTTTGAGTCAAAGGGGCTTCCTGCCCAGCTCAAATCTATCTTCCGCCTGAGCCTCTTCATTCCTTCCGAGGAGTTCTCTACCTACCGCCAGTGGAAACAG AAAATTGTGAAAGCTGGAGACAAGGACCTGGATGGGCAGCTGGACTTTGAGGAGTTTGTTCACTATCTCCAAGATCATGAGAAAAAACTGAGGCTGGTCTTCAAGAGCTTGGATAAAAAGAATGATG GCCGTATCGATGCCCAGGAGATCATGCAATCCCTCCGGGACCTGGGAGTCAAGATCTCTGAACAGCAGGCTGAGAAGATCCTCAAGAG CATGGATAAAAATGGAACTATGACAATTGACTGGAACGAGTGGCGAGACTATCACCTGCTGCACCCAGTGGAGAACATTCCTGAGATCATCCTGTACTGGAAGCACTCAAcg ATCTTTGATGTGGGAGAGAATCTGACAGTCCCTGATGAGTTCACAGTGGAAGAGAGGCAGACTGGCATGTGGTGGAGACATCTGGTCGCGGGTGGAGGTGCAGGTGCAGTTTCCAgaacctgcacagctccactggaCCGGCTGAAAGTGCTCATGCAG gTCCATGCTTCCCGCAGTAACAACATGTGCATCGTTGGTGGCTTTACCCATATGATACGAGAGGGCGGGCCCAAGTCGCTGTGGCGGGGGAATGGCATCAACGTCCTGAAGATTGCGCCAGAGTCTGCCATCAAATTCATGGCTTATGAGCAG ATCAAACGGTTCATTGGCACTGACCAGGAAATGCTGGGAATTCATGAGCGGCTAGTGGCTGGTTCTCTGGCAGGGGTCATTGCTCAGAGCAGCATCTACCCAATGGAG GTTCTGAAGACCCGAATGGCCTTGCGGAAGACAGGACAGTATTCAGGCATGCTGGACTGCGCCAAGAACATCCTCTCCAAGGAAGGAATGGCTGCCTTCTACAAAGGCTACATCCCCAACATGCTAGGAATCATTCCATACGCTGGTATTGACCTGGCAGTCTATGAG ACATTAAAAAATACCTGGTTACAACGCTATGCTGTGAACAGTGCTGACCCCGGAGTGTTTGTTCTCCTGGCTTGTGGCACCATCTCCAGCACCTGTGGGCAGCTGGCCAGTTATCCCCTGGCTCTTGTGAGAACACGCATGCAGGCTCAAG CTTCAGTGGAGGGAGCTCCAGAGGTGACAATGAGGGGACTCTTCAAACACATTCTAAAGACAGAGGGAGCATTTGGCCTCTATCGGGGTCTGGCCCCAAACTTCATGAAAGTGATCCCAGCCGTAAGCATCAGCTACGTGGTTTATGAGAACTTGAAGATGACCCTGGGGGTGCAGTCACGGTGA